The following are encoded in a window of Ignicoccus islandicus DSM 13165 genomic DNA:
- the modA gene encoding molybdate ABC transporter substrate-binding protein — protein MRSKLIAAFVILALMTVGLSHLSFQRNEKPLFLLNAAMKKAWLKILPLFEKKYNVQVEAIYGSSGHLLAQLEITKTGEVYSPATPVYMEKAVRDGVVDPNTVTTVACLRLAILVPANSPIRSLDDLVKGNYKVAMCDLKSCAVGKFAKQSFEMSGLWNQLRGKVITFTENFSKLVSLVALGQVDAAIGWSVGHYWYPDKVRAIPLNVSTPYEPCIQIAITKYAKNRDLAAKFIQFLKEPEVQQILKELGYEVVNK, from the coding sequence ATGAGAAGCAAGTTGATAGCTGCCTTCGTAATATTGGCTTTGATGACGGTAGGCCTCAGCCACCTAAGCTTTCAAAGGAACGAAAAGCCCCTCTTCCTACTAAACGCTGCAATGAAGAAAGCTTGGTTGAAAATACTACCTCTCTTTGAAAAGAAGTACAACGTGCAAGTAGAAGCCATATATGGTAGCTCCGGTCACTTGCTAGCGCAACTGGAAATAACCAAAACTGGAGAGGTCTATTCGCCAGCAACCCCAGTATATATGGAAAAGGCCGTAAGGGACGGCGTTGTTGACCCTAACACCGTTACTACTGTCGCATGCTTGAGATTAGCTATACTCGTCCCAGCCAATAGTCCGATAAGGAGCTTGGACGACCTCGTGAAAGGGAATTATAAAGTGGCCATGTGCGATCTAAAGAGTTGCGCTGTAGGTAAGTTCGCTAAACAATCTTTCGAAATGAGCGGTCTCTGGAATCAGCTTAGGGGTAAAGTAATCACTTTTACAGAGAATTTCTCTAAGCTAGTTAGCCTAGTTGCCCTAGGTCAGGTAGACGCAGCCATCGGATGGAGCGTGGGCCATTACTGGTATCCAGATAAGGTTAGAGCTATACCGCTTAACGTCTCAACCCCTTACGAACCCTGTATTCAGATAGCAATTACTAAGTACGCAAAGAATAGGGACTTGGCTGCGAAGTTCATTCAGTTCCTGAAAGAACCCGAAGTACAGCAAATACTCAAGGAACTGGGTTACGAGGTCGTGAACAAATGA